TTTATGCAGCAGGACAATGAACTGATCGTGCTCGGCATTGGTCAGGCCTGCGCCGAGCGTTGCCTCATGCGAAAAGAACCATTCGCTTTCCTTGCGCACATGCGCCACGCCTTCAGCCGTCAATGTCAGCTCGATGGCCCGGCGGTCATCATCCGGAACGCGGCGGGTCACGAGGTTCCTGTCTTCGAAGGCGCGGATCAGCTTGGTCATATGGGCGCGCTTGATCATCAGCCGCTGGCCGAGCGCCGTCTGGCGAATGCCGGGATTGTGCATGATGACGAAAAGCACTGAGAATTCGCCCGGCCGCATGCCGGATTCACCAAGTGCGGTGAAGAAATCATCGTAGGTCTTGAGCTGCGCCAGGCGGATGAGAAATCCAAGCGCTGTCTCCAGCCGGTCGATATTGACGTCCATCGTCTTGCGGGGGAGGTGGTCCATGATGTTTCCGTTTCATGCTTCGCCAAATTTGCCGCATGTCTCAAAAAGAGCGCGACCGGCGTCATCATATC
This window of the Agrobacterium fabrum str. C58 genome carries:
- a CDS encoding MarR family winged helix-turn-helix transcriptional regulator, which encodes MDHLPRKTMDVNIDRLETALGFLIRLAQLKTYDDFFTALGESGMRPGEFSVLFVIMHNPGIRQTALGQRLMIKRAHMTKLIRAFEDRNLVTRRVPDDDRRAIELTLTAEGVAHVRKESEWFFSHEATLGAGLTNAEHDQFIVLLHKFLGMNLGGTGREY